The following proteins are co-located in the Hevea brasiliensis isolate MT/VB/25A 57/8 chromosome 11, ASM3005281v1, whole genome shotgun sequence genome:
- the LOC110649502 gene encoding 17.1 kDa class II heat shock protein has protein sequence MDIRLLDLQSPLLSTIHHLMDTTDEAEKSFNAPTRTYVRDAKAMASTPADVKEYPNSYVFIIDMPGLKSGDIKVQVEDDNVLLISGERKREEEKEDAKYVRMERRLGKFMRKFVLPENANADDISAVCQDGVLTVTVEKLPPPEPKKPKTIEVKIA, from the coding sequence ATGGATATTAGGTTGTTGGATCTCCAATCACCCCTCCTTTCCACCATCCACCATCTGATGGACACGACCGATGAAGCCGAAAAGTCATTCAACGCGCCGACTCGTACTTATGTAAGGGACGCGAAGGCCATGGCTTCAACTCCGGCTGACGTCAAAGAGTATCCCAACTCCTATGTGTTTATCATCGACATGCCAGGGTTGAAATCTGGGGACATTAAGGTCCAGGTGGAGGATGACAATGTGTTGCTGATCAGCGGAGAGAGGAAGCGTGAAGAGGAGAAGGAAGATGCTAAGTATGTGAGGATGGAAAGAAGGTTAGGCAAGTTTATGAGGAAGTTTGTGCTGCCTGAAAATGCTAATGCTGATGACATTTCGGCGGTCTGCCAGGATGGGGTTTTGACTGTCACTGTGGAGAAGTTGCCACCGCCGGAGCCCAAGAAGCCCAAGACCATTGAGGTTAAGATTGCTTGA